The Sulfurimonas hydrogeniphila genome includes a window with the following:
- the lpxB gene encoding lipid-A-disaccharide synthase, with translation MKILVSALEHSANMHLRSLQKELADDVEFIGIFDKNLGEPIVDLRSLAIMGFVDALKKLRFFFKLADEMTELAKEADKILLIDSSGFNLPLAKKIKKRYPQKKIIYYILPQAWAWKKKRIPVLAKTIDRLCSILPFEPSYYPKEAPIEYVGHPLLDQITHFKESLRDEVQNVVFMPGSRKGEITKLMPVFRELVQHLHVKATLVIPEHFSQTDIKSLYGDISDFDITHEPHNALYNADFAFICSGTATLEAALIGVPFVLSYIAKPFDYFLASRLVKLDYLGLGNIMFSQYKKEALHPEFIQKDVTVENLLNAYKEYDREKFLQNSQSLREYLQHGSSQRVAEILSR, from the coding sequence ATGAAAATTCTTGTATCAGCACTCGAACACTCTGCAAATATGCATCTCAGATCATTACAAAAAGAGTTGGCCGATGATGTTGAATTTATAGGTATCTTTGATAAAAATCTGGGAGAGCCCATTGTGGATTTGAGAAGCCTTGCTATTATGGGTTTTGTGGATGCTTTGAAAAAATTACGGTTCTTTTTCAAACTTGCAGACGAAATGACAGAACTTGCAAAAGAGGCGGATAAAATACTGCTGATAGACTCTTCCGGCTTCAACCTGCCTCTGGCAAAAAAAATCAAAAAAAGATACCCGCAAAAAAAGATAATCTACTATATACTGCCCCAAGCCTGGGCCTGGAAGAAAAAACGCATTCCCGTGCTTGCCAAAACTATAGACAGGTTATGCTCTATTTTACCTTTTGAGCCGAGTTACTATCCAAAAGAAGCTCCTATAGAATATGTCGGGCATCCATTACTTGACCAAATTACACACTTTAAAGAATCCCTCAGGGACGAAGTACAAAATGTCGTGTTTATGCCCGGCAGTCGAAAAGGTGAAATTACAAAACTCATGCCTGTTTTTAGGGAACTTGTGCAGCACTTACATGTAAAGGCAACACTGGTTATACCTGAGCATTTTTCCCAGACAGACATCAAGTCATTATATGGAGATATAAGTGATTTTGACATCACGCATGAACCGCATAACGCCCTTTACAATGCAGATTTTGCTTTTATCTGCAGTGGAACGGCTACACTTGAAGCGGCACTCATAGGTGTGCCTTTTGTTTTGAGTTACATTGCAAAACCGTTTGATTATTTTCTAGCAAGCAGACTTGTGAAACTGGATTATCTTGGTCTTGGGAATATTATGTTTTCACAGTATAAAAAGGAGGCACTGCATCCTGAGTTTATTCAGAAGGATGTGACTGTAGAAAATCTTTTAAATGCTTATAAAGAGTATGACAGAGAGAAATTTTTACAAAATTCCCAATCTTTAAGAGAATATCTGCAGCATGGGAGTTCTCAAAGAGTGGCAGAAATTCTTTCCCGTTAG
- a CDS encoding amidohydrolase family protein, whose amino-acid sequence MLISNAVVCDVNGERNVDVQIQDGVIVAIGENLQDENVIDAQGAYLLPSLIDTNVRVLDSSLNAKNIKTLAKEARKGGVGHIVLNADATPAIDNEVVLEFAQNGVKDIKGVKIDFMLNALKEDMALSNIAILLKKGVVAPYMSTIAKNNIAIKIAEYVKMYDVTLFCKPEDNSLINAGVMLEGDVSSKLGLAGIPELSEVLHVSRMIEIARYFNIKILFKSIASPRSIELITKAKKEGVHVSCEVSVHHLIYSDEACEGFNTTAKLNPPLASREDVILLQNALKNGDIDVLSVLHQPNSPVNKEVAFFDAAYGCEALEDALSIYYTKLVKSGMISMSELVKLTVQNPAKCINTKAGIIEVGQNAADIVLFDTNEKKVIHNAQSLYNGEALFGTAIPMPEESDKK is encoded by the coding sequence ATGCTTATATCAAATGCCGTAGTGTGTGACGTAAACGGAGAAAGAAATGTCGATGTACAGATACAAGACGGTGTGATTGTCGCCATAGGTGAAAATTTGCAGGATGAAAATGTTATAGATGCCCAAGGTGCCTATCTGTTGCCGAGTCTTATAGATACCAATGTAAGAGTGCTGGATTCTTCTTTAAATGCAAAAAATATAAAAACACTTGCGAAAGAGGCAAGAAAAGGCGGAGTAGGGCATATTGTATTAAATGCCGATGCAACACCTGCTATTGACAATGAAGTTGTTTTGGAATTTGCACAAAACGGTGTCAAAGATATCAAGGGCGTAAAGATTGATTTTATGCTGAACGCTTTAAAAGAAGATATGGCGCTTTCAAATATCGCGATTTTATTAAAAAAAGGTGTTGTGGCCCCTTATATGAGCACGATAGCAAAAAACAATATTGCTATTAAAATAGCAGAATATGTCAAGATGTATGACGTAACACTCTTTTGCAAGCCTGAGGACAACTCTTTGATTAATGCCGGTGTAATGCTTGAAGGAGATGTCAGCTCAAAACTCGGACTGGCAGGAATTCCTGAGCTGAGTGAAGTATTACATGTATCACGAATGATAGAAATAGCAAGATATTTCAATATTAAAATACTCTTTAAGTCCATTGCCTCACCTCGTTCTATAGAGCTTATCACTAAGGCAAAAAAAGAGGGTGTCCATGTAAGCTGTGAAGTCTCCGTACATCACTTGATTTATTCCGATGAAGCCTGTGAAGGTTTTAATACAACGGCAAAACTCAATCCTCCTTTAGCAAGCAGGGAAGATGTCATTCTTTTGCAAAATGCTTTAAAAAATGGTGATATTGATGTTCTGAGTGTTTTGCATCAGCCAAATTCACCTGTAAATAAAGAAGTGGCGTTCTTTGATGCGGCCTATGGATGTGAAGCACTTGAAGATGCACTTTCGATTTATTATACAAAACTGGTAAAATCAGGGATGATCTCTATGAGCGAATTAGTAAAATTGACTGTACAAAATCCTGCCAAATGTATCAATACGAAAGCAGGAATTATAGAGGTAGGACAAAATGCAGCAGACATTGTGCTTTTTGACACAAATGAAAAAAAAGTTATCCACAATGCCCAGTCGCTTTATAACGGCGAAGCACTTTTTGGAACTGCTATTCCAATGCCGGAAGAGAGTGATAAAAAGTAA
- the tgt gene encoding tRNA guanosine(34) transglycosylase Tgt has translation MEFTLDATSKNARAGTLKTAHSTIKTPVFMPVGTIGSVKSLDAHDVLELLGADIILANTYHMYLRPGDKTVAKMGKLHGFTQYPKSFLTDSGGFQAFSLSDISKSKTDGIEFRSHIDGSKHFFTPKKVIDIQHNLGSDIMMILDDLVALPATQERIKLSIERTTAWAEESIEYFRAKQKEGVGVEQNIFAIIQGGTDKAFRTKSATELCALDYDGFAIGGLSVGELNNEMYDTVEHTVQYMPKDKPRYLMGVGTPEDLIENIERGIDMFDCVMPTRNARNGTLFTSFGKINIKGAKFKEDPLPIDPECQCLTCKTYSRAYINHLFRAREITYFRLATIHNLHYYLNLMREVREAILADSFAEYKQIFYAKRS, from the coding sequence ATGGAATTTACTTTAGATGCAACTTCAAAAAATGCCCGTGCGGGAACTCTTAAAACAGCCCATTCCACCATTAAAACACCTGTTTTTATGCCTGTCGGTACTATAGGCAGTGTGAAATCTTTGGATGCACATGATGTTTTAGAATTACTCGGTGCCGACATCATTTTGGCAAACACCTACCATATGTATCTGCGTCCCGGAGACAAAACGGTTGCCAAGATGGGCAAGCTTCACGGCTTTACACAATACCCTAAAAGTTTTTTGACAGACAGCGGCGGTTTCCAGGCATTTTCATTAAGCGACATCTCAAAATCAAAAACTGACGGTATAGAGTTTCGCTCCCACATTGACGGCAGCAAACACTTTTTTACACCTAAAAAGGTAATAGACATCCAACACAATCTCGGTTCTGACATCATGATGATTTTAGATGATTTGGTTGCACTGCCGGCAACACAGGAGCGCATAAAACTCTCTATAGAACGGACAACTGCCTGGGCAGAAGAATCAATAGAGTACTTTCGTGCAAAGCAAAAAGAGGGTGTGGGCGTTGAACAGAATATTTTTGCCATAATTCAAGGCGGCACAGACAAAGCGTTTCGAACAAAAAGTGCGACCGAACTGTGTGCTTTGGATTATGACGGTTTTGCCATCGGCGGGCTCTCTGTAGGAGAACTCAACAATGAAATGTACGATACGGTAGAACATACCGTACAATATATGCCAAAAGACAAACCCCGTTACCTGATGGGTGTCGGTACACCGGAAGATTTAATAGAAAATATTGAACGCGGCATCGATATGTTTGACTGTGTAATGCCCACAAGAAATGCAAGAAACGGCACGCTTTTTACCTCATTTGGGAAAATAAACATCAAAGGGGCCAAGTTCAAAGAAGATCCTTTACCTATAGACCCTGAGTGTCAGTGCCTTACATGTAAAACATACAGCCGTGCCTACATCAACCATCTATTTCGTGCGCGTGAAATAACCTACTTCAGACTTGCTACGATTCACAACCTGCATTACTATCTCAACCTGATGAGAGAAGTTCGTGAGGCTATTTTAGCAGACAGCTTTGCAGAGTATAAACAAATATTTTATGCAAAAAGAAGTTGA
- a CDS encoding response regulator codes for MNDYISDIYKTLNILCVENDTKTIQIYKNIFTDMFKNVYCAKNGLEGFNSFQKNEIDIVITRYSMPICNGLQMSKKIRKVDTSVPIVLVTSFQSIEILKEAIDLHIASFLKRPFTVSSLVSIFNQAVKSIIVDRCIMKEQDQKIKYSNYQEGITFAKEKIITKNDLEEDNRLLKLTCKAVYKPKDTLSGDSYIIRKLNENEYFIFLVDGMGKGISASVTAMLCSSFVNYSVDLLKEEKKLFSLETLLNSLVKFIRPNLLKYEVLCAHFLHFKHNTLSYAIFSMPPLLYMLDTDEVCKLKSNNTPLASYTKKFTVDTLDIQKLKKMILYSDGLNENTVHNSQESYNAYIAEDFMQANSVEEFENLYQKKIEIQEDDITYILLT; via the coding sequence ATGAATGACTATATATCAGACATATATAAAACTTTAAATATATTATGTGTTGAAAACGATACAAAAACGATACAGATATATAAAAACATTTTTACCGATATGTTCAAAAATGTATATTGTGCCAAAAACGGTCTAGAAGGTTTTAACAGCTTTCAAAAAAATGAAATAGATATTGTTATTACCAGATACAGTATGCCGATATGCAACGGACTGCAAATGAGCAAAAAAATACGCAAAGTGGATACTTCTGTTCCAATAGTACTGGTAACTTCTTTTCAAAGTATTGAAATTCTCAAAGAAGCAATTGATCTGCATATTGCAAGCTTTTTAAAACGACCTTTTACTGTCTCTTCTTTAGTCTCAATATTCAATCAGGCAGTAAAATCCATCATAGTTGACAGATGTATTATGAAAGAACAGGACCAAAAAATAAAATACAGCAATTATCAGGAAGGTATTACTTTTGCAAAAGAAAAAATTATTACAAAAAATGATTTGGAAGAGGACAACAGGCTTCTAAAACTTACATGTAAAGCCGTCTATAAGCCAAAAGACACGCTCAGCGGAGACAGCTATATTATACGAAAGTTAAATGAAAATGAGTATTTTATCTTTTTGGTAGACGGTATGGGCAAAGGCATCTCTGCTTCTGTGACTGCAATGCTGTGCAGTTCTTTTGTCAACTACTCTGTTGATTTGCTAAAAGAAGAAAAAAAACTGTTTTCGCTTGAGACATTACTCAACTCGTTAGTGAAGTTTATACGACCAAATTTACTAAAATATGAAGTACTTTGTGCGCATTTTTTACATTTTAAGCACAATACCCTGAGTTATGCGATTTTTTCTATGCCTCCTCTACTCTATATGCTCGATACCGATGAAGTATGCAAACTCAAATCCAACAATACTCCTCTGGCATCCTATACAAAAAAATTTACTGTTGACACACTGGATATACAAAAACTTAAAAAAATGATTCTCTACAGTGACGGTTTGAATGAGAACACGGTTCATAATTCACAAGAGAGTTATAATGCATATATTGCAGAAGATTTTATGCAGGCAAACAGTGTTGAGGAATTTGAAAATTTGTATCAAAAAAAGATAGAAATACAAGAAGATGATATCACCTATATTTTACTGACATAA
- the efp gene encoding elongation factor P — protein MATIGMSDIKKNVRLIVGEVPYKVVEFQHVKPGKGAAFVRMKMKSFLNGKVVEKTVHAGDKFEVPVIEYKTMQYLYDDGEMYQFMDNETYDQLGLTYEQCDDASKWFKDGINVDIVFYKGKAISVQAPEVMEFVITETPPNFKGDTSSGSKKPATLESGAVVQVPYHVLEGDTVKVNTVDGEYLEKVK, from the coding sequence ATGGCAACAATCGGTATGAGTGATATCAAAAAAAATGTGCGTCTGATAGTAGGGGAAGTTCCGTATAAAGTAGTAGAGTTCCAACATGTAAAACCGGGGAAAGGGGCAGCATTTGTCCGTATGAAAATGAAAAGCTTTTTAAACGGTAAAGTAGTGGAAAAAACAGTGCATGCGGGTGACAAGTTTGAAGTGCCTGTGATTGAATACAAAACAATGCAGTACCTGTATGATGACGGAGAGATGTATCAGTTTATGGATAATGAAACATATGATCAGCTTGGCTTGACATATGAGCAGTGTGATGATGCTTCTAAATGGTTTAAAGACGGTATCAACGTTGATATTGTGTTTTACAAAGGCAAGGCGATTTCTGTGCAGGCTCCGGAAGTAATGGAATTTGTTATCACAGAAACACCGCCGAATTTTAAAGGTGATACATCAAGCGGAAGCAAAAAACCTGCAACACTCGAAAGCGGTGCTGTTGTTCAGGTACCGTATCATGTGCTAGAGGGTGATACTGTTAAAGTCAATACAGTTGACGGCGAGTATTTAGAAAAAGTTAAATAA
- a CDS encoding ATP-grasp domain-containing protein — MGLSNKELPKLGLLYMDYVLRFFDHSNFKGWPNKIETVTYHWKNDKERFIQEVKDKKIDVLIGNIPATAYETFREIARALPHVRFIPSLDTQFSNKSKENVTRFAWKYDLPIPKTYIYYNHKKADEALKKAKYPKIIKKSYGPSNYGGYFVHKVDSYEEAKALLEEKRYHPVYVQDFVPMEADIRVMLIGHKPVCAFWRRAPEGEWLTNTSQGGSMDYNDVPKSVLDLAVKVSKAAKAEYWACDVAYGKDGKVRILECATAFAAFPYIRDWIGEYLMWLLSEGRFRKPHIPMFNWEELGKISPDLLRTMRHITFGEYRASYDGAYFGKKKKMYGDKEVYLHELDKKYKISAVKPRYSEEWPSEKWNYQDKLSLKPLRSLKKDSNVEVPKPTKDESQESFSDEVKITQEELSDFLTSVKGIGKKKVKKIVEHFGDVDEVIGVLHQNPNMLTEIKGITEKLVKKIKKAWKKLLK, encoded by the coding sequence ATGGGATTAAGCAATAAAGAGTTACCGAAATTAGGCCTTTTGTATATGGACTATGTCCTGAGATTTTTTGACCACTCCAATTTCAAAGGGTGGCCAAACAAAATAGAAACAGTGACATATCACTGGAAAAATGATAAAGAGAGATTTATTCAAGAGGTCAAAGACAAAAAAATTGATGTACTTATCGGCAATATTCCTGCTACTGCTTATGAGACATTTCGTGAAATTGCTCGAGCCTTGCCTCATGTGCGTTTTATTCCTTCTTTGGATACACAGTTTTCTAACAAATCAAAAGAGAATGTGACACGGTTTGCCTGGAAATATGACTTGCCGATTCCAAAGACCTATATTTACTACAATCATAAAAAAGCGGATGAAGCACTGAAAAAAGCAAAGTACCCTAAAATCATAAAAAAGTCCTACGGACCTTCAAATTACGGCGGTTATTTTGTGCATAAAGTCGACAGTTATGAGGAAGCAAAAGCACTTTTGGAAGAAAAAAGATATCATCCCGTTTATGTGCAGGATTTTGTGCCGATGGAGGCAGACATTCGTGTTATGCTCATAGGGCATAAACCTGTATGTGCCTTTTGGCGTCGTGCGCCTGAGGGGGAATGGCTGACAAATACTTCCCAGGGCGGCAGTATGGATTATAATGATGTACCAAAATCCGTACTTGATTTGGCAGTAAAAGTCTCCAAGGCTGCAAAAGCAGAATACTGGGCCTGTGATGTGGCTTACGGTAAAGACGGGAAGGTCCGTATTTTAGAGTGTGCGACTGCATTTGCCGCTTTTCCTTATATAAGAGACTGGATCGGGGAATACCTGATGTGGCTTTTAAGCGAGGGAAGATTTAGAAAACCGCATATTCCAATGTTTAACTGGGAAGAGCTGGGAAAAATCTCTCCGGATTTACTGCGAACAATGCGACACATTACTTTTGGTGAATATCGTGCAAGTTATGACGGTGCCTACTTTGGTAAAAAGAAGAAAATGTATGGTGACAAAGAAGTTTATCTGCATGAACTGGATAAAAAGTATAAAATTTCTGCCGTCAAACCACGATACAGTGAGGAGTGGCCGAGTGAAAAATGGAATTATCAGGATAAACTCTCGCTTAAACCGTTGCGTTCTTTGAAGAAAGATTCGAATGTAGAAGTTCCAAAGCCTACGAAAGATGAATCACAGGAGTCTTTTAGTGATGAGGTGAAAATTACACAAGAAGAACTGAGTGATTTTTTAACATCTGTAAAAGGCATAGGGAAAAAGAAAGTAAAAAAAATAGTGGAACATTTTGGTGATGTGGATGAGGTAATTGGTGTATTGCATCAAAATCCGAATATGCTGACAGAAATAAAAGGCATTACGGAGAAGCTTGTAAAAAAAATAAAAAAAGCATGGAAAAAGCTTCTTAAATAA
- the dnaE gene encoding DNA polymerase III subunit alpha, whose amino-acid sequence MSAKPSFTHLHLHTEYSLLDGANKLSNLVSRVKELGMTSVAMTDHGNMFGAIDFYKQMKNAGLKPIIGMEGYIHNGETLGDKSTKQRFHICLYAKNKKGYENLMYLSSKAFIEGFYYFPRINKKELREHSEGIICTSACLQGEVNWHLNLQNERNVKNGALGYEGALDVAREYQDIFGDDFYLELMRHGIGDQLYIDEQILKISKETGIKVVATNDTHYTYPEDAQYHEAFMCIGMNKLYDDPNRMRHSVHEFYIKSPDEMARLFADIPEALEHTQEITDKIEDFVPIVKSPTPPNFKFTQEYAKEEGLDIDFEDDPPLPENATEEEKKKWMSAADKNDAEFFIVKCRQGLQKRLKIVPKEKHQEYRDRLEFEMNIINSMKFPGYMMIVWDFVKEAKRLGIAVGPGRGSAAGSLVAYSLEITDIDPMKYDLLFERFLNPERVSMPDIDMDFMQARRGEVIDYVTKKYGRNQVAQIITFGSLLAKGVIRDVARVLDMPLSKADQMAKLVPDELGITLNGKTKNGEFKEGAFQKEPKLRELIESDPQVGRVWEFAKKLEGLKRNAGMHAAGVVISNEELWKKTPIYKPSGEDTFVTQYSLNYMEDVDLIKFDFLGLKTLDVIDNAIKLIKRRYNKEIDWHQIDENDKNVYDVIQTGETVGMFQIESSGMQDLNRRLKPSNFEDLIAVLALYRPGPMESGMLDDFIERKHGRQEITYVFPALEEILKPTYGVIVYQEQVMQIVQTIGGFSLGGADIVRRAMGKKKVEEMLKYNKEFSEGAAKQGLDYKTASELFDLIEKFAGYGFNKSHSAAYAMVTFQTAWLKTYYPNEFMAALLTSDKDNTEKVVRYIDEVKRMGIALSPPDICDSYLEFSAITKNQQEIILFGLGGIKGVGEAAIYAMIEEREENGDYTSLQDFVNRIEPSKVNKRVIEAIIKSGGFDRYGYSRKALLDQIELIVETAKKASEAKKNAVGSLFGDDEEITTVKLELTNSDEYELKEILEFEKETLGFYVSGHPMDNFRQELDELNYTLSSELESIKDGSFAIFIGKVEEITKKISKKGNQFGIVNLMDFHGNIEIMLFSDKLEQLSEMDLEEPVAFKARVTHTDFGPRLNVTKLMTLKQAKKETKKVKTEIQEAPPEPINLAVRLSSNFDVLEKLYTLIRQNPGNRPLKITIVSKLHNVVIDSAIHVNAQLITALEGNEFVDIIG is encoded by the coding sequence TTGAGTGCAAAACCTTCCTTTACACATTTACATCTTCATACAGAATACTCACTGTTAGACGGTGCAAACAAACTCTCAAACCTTGTTTCAAGAGTCAAAGAACTTGGGATGACAAGTGTTGCTATGACAGATCACGGCAATATGTTTGGAGCTATTGATTTTTACAAGCAGATGAAAAATGCCGGACTCAAGCCTATTATCGGTATGGAAGGGTACATTCACAACGGTGAGACTCTTGGCGATAAAAGTACAAAACAGCGTTTTCATATCTGTTTATATGCCAAAAATAAAAAGGGATATGAAAATCTGATGTACCTCTCCTCCAAAGCCTTTATAGAGGGCTTTTACTATTTCCCGCGAATCAACAAAAAAGAGCTGAGAGAACACAGTGAGGGGATTATCTGTACCTCTGCATGTCTTCAGGGAGAAGTAAACTGGCACCTAAATCTGCAAAATGAAAGAAATGTCAAAAACGGTGCGCTCGGATATGAGGGTGCTTTAGATGTCGCTCGGGAGTATCAGGATATTTTCGGTGATGATTTTTACCTTGAACTGATGCGTCACGGTATCGGGGATCAACTCTACATAGATGAGCAGATTTTAAAAATTTCCAAAGAAACAGGTATTAAAGTTGTGGCGACAAATGACACACACTATACCTATCCTGAAGATGCCCAGTACCATGAGGCCTTTATGTGCATAGGGATGAATAAACTTTATGATGATCCAAATCGTATGCGTCACTCGGTACATGAGTTTTATATAAAATCTCCTGATGAGATGGCACGGCTTTTTGCCGATATTCCGGAAGCTTTAGAACATACGCAGGAAATTACAGACAAAATAGAAGATTTTGTACCCATTGTAAAATCACCGACACCGCCCAACTTTAAATTTACGCAGGAGTATGCAAAAGAAGAGGGGCTTGATATAGACTTTGAAGATGATCCCCCTTTACCTGAAAATGCCACAGAAGAAGAGAAAAAAAAGTGGATGAGTGCTGCTGATAAGAATGATGCTGAATTTTTCATTGTCAAATGCCGACAGGGACTCCAAAAGCGTCTGAAAATTGTTCCAAAAGAGAAGCATCAGGAGTATCGTGACAGGCTGGAATTTGAGATGAACATCATTAACTCTATGAAATTTCCCGGTTATATGATGATTGTTTGGGACTTTGTTAAAGAGGCAAAGCGTCTGGGTATTGCAGTAGGTCCAGGACGGGGAAGTGCTGCCGGAAGCCTGGTTGCCTACTCTTTGGAGATTACCGACATTGACCCGATGAAATACGACCTGCTTTTTGAGCGTTTTTTAAATCCTGAGCGTGTGAGTATGCCCGATATTGATATGGATTTTATGCAGGCGCGCCGCGGAGAAGTGATAGACTATGTCACAAAAAAATACGGGCGTAATCAGGTTGCCCAAATCATTACTTTTGGTTCTTTGCTTGCCAAGGGAGTCATTCGGGATGTGGCACGTGTTTTGGATATGCCGCTTAGTAAAGCCGACCAGATGGCAAAACTTGTACCCGATGAACTCGGCATTACACTTAACGGTAAAACAAAAAACGGAGAGTTTAAAGAGGGTGCTTTTCAAAAAGAGCCAAAACTTCGAGAACTCATAGAGAGTGATCCTCAGGTCGGACGGGTTTGGGAATTTGCCAAAAAGCTTGAAGGGCTCAAGCGAAATGCAGGAATGCACGCTGCCGGTGTCGTTATAAGCAATGAAGAGTTATGGAAAAAAACACCTATATACAAGCCTTCCGGGGAAGATACCTTTGTCACACAGTATTCACTCAACTATATGGAAGATGTCGATTTAATCAAGTTTGACTTCTTGGGTCTAAAAACACTCGATGTTATTGACAATGCAATCAAACTCATTAAAAGAAGATACAACAAGGAGATAGACTGGCATCAGATAGACGAAAATGACAAAAATGTGTATGATGTCATTCAGACCGGTGAAACAGTCGGAATGTTTCAGATAGAATCATCCGGTATGCAGGATCTGAACCGTCGTTTAAAACCTTCAAACTTTGAGGATTTGATTGCGGTCCTGGCACTGTATCGTCCGGGTCCTATGGAATCAGGGATGCTTGATGATTTCATCGAGCGTAAACACGGACGACAGGAAATTACCTATGTTTTTCCCGCACTTGAAGAGATACTCAAGCCTACCTACGGAGTTATAGTTTATCAAGAACAGGTTATGCAGATTGTGCAGACTATCGGTGGATTTTCTCTCGGTGGTGCAGATATTGTGCGCCGTGCCATGGGGAAGAAAAAAGTCGAGGAGATGCTTAAATACAACAAAGAGTTCTCCGAGGGTGCAGCCAAACAGGGGCTTGATTATAAAACGGCTTCAGAACTCTTTGATTTGATTGAAAAGTTTGCCGGATACGGTTTCAACAAATCACACTCGGCAGCCTATGCCATGGTTACTTTTCAAACGGCATGGCTCAAGACATATTATCCCAATGAATTTATGGCAGCACTTTTAACCTCAGACAAAGACAATACAGAAAAAGTAGTGCGCTATATAGATGAAGTCAAGCGAATGGGCATAGCACTTTCTCCTCCTGATATCTGTGACTCTTATTTGGAATTTTCTGCTATTACGAAAAATCAGCAGGAGATTATTTTGTTTGGTTTGGGCGGTATAAAAGGGGTTGGAGAAGCAGCTATTTATGCCATGATAGAAGAGCGCGAAGAAAACGGCGACTATACCTCTTTGCAGGATTTTGTCAACAGAATCGAGCCAAGTAAAGTAAACAAGCGTGTTATTGAAGCCATTATAAAGTCAGGCGGATTTGACAGATACGGCTACTCACGAAAAGCACTCTTAGACCAGATAGAACTGATTGTGGAGACGGCAAAAAAAGCGAGTGAAGCAAAGAAAAATGCAGTTGGTTCTCTTTTTGGAGATGATGAAGAGATTACAACCGTAAAACTCGAACTTACAAACTCAGACGAATATGAACTCAAAGAGATTTTAGAGTTTGAAAAAGAGACTTTGGGATTTTATGTCTCCGGGCATCCGATGGATAATTTCAGACAAGAATTGGATGAGCTAAATTATACACTCTCATCAGAACTTGAAAGCATCAAAGACGGCTCTTTTGCTATATTTATAGGAAAAGTAGAAGAGATAACGAAAAAAATCTCTAAAAAAGGGAATCAGTTCGGTATTGTCAACCTGATGGACTTTCATGGAAATATTGAAATTATGCTTTTTTCCGATAAGCTCGAACAACTCAGTGAAATGGACTTGGAAGAACCTGTTGCTTTTAAGGCAAGAGTCACGCATACTGATTTTGGACCACGACTCAATGTTACAAAGCTAATGACACTCAAACAGGCAAAGAAAGAGACAAAAAAAGTAAAAACAGAGATTCAAGAAGCGCCGCCGGAGCCAATTAATTTGGCTGTACGACTGAGCAGTAATTTTGATGTACTGGAAAAACTTTATACGCTTATCAGGCAAAATCCGGGGAACAGACCGCTTAAAATTACCATAGTATCAAAACTGCACAATGTCGTCATAGATTCCGCCATACATGTAAATGCACAGCTCATAACTGCGCTTGAAGGCAATGAATTTGTGGATATAATAGGATAA